DNA from Pirellulaceae bacterium:
CGGTCGCGTGGCGGCTTATGAGGTCCTGGTCGTCACGCCCGGGATCGCCAATCTGATTCGGGAGAACAAGACTTTCCGAATCAACTCGGCCATTCAGACCGGGGCAAAATTCGGCATGAACCTGATGGACGACGCGCTGTTCAAGCTCTGGCAGGACGGCGTCTGCACGATTGAAGATGTGTTGTCCAAGAGCCATCGCCCTGACGATCTGGCCAAACGTGTCGTCAACGCCCGCAAAGGTATTTACGACAATCCAACCGTCGGCGAGGACGCAGCAGTCTAGGGGCCTGAGTACTGACAAAAAGTCACAAGCATTCAACATTCATCTCTAGTCAATTTCACCCTCCACCCTTCATATCCCTATGGTTACTCGACGTCTCGGCCAAATCTTAGTTGACCTGGGTTTCATCACCGACGACCAGTTGCAGGTCGTCTTGGATGAACAGCAGCAGCGCCCCGGCGCGCTGCTGGGCAAAATCGCCGAGGACCTGGGGCTGATTACCGAAGCCCAGTTGGCACAGGCGCTGGCCGAGCAGTTTCACATGCAGACCGTGGAATTGTCTGACGCCCAATTGCCGCCCGATCTGCTGAAGCATTTGACCGAAACCATGGCGCAGATGTACCGCGTCATTCCGGTTCAGTTCGACGGATCAGCGCTCACTGTGGCAACCAGCAATCCGCAAGACTTGCGCGTCCAGGACGAACTCCGCACCTTCCTGGGATATGACATCAAACTGGTAGTGGCCACCGATCGTGATATCGACGCCATGATCGCCAAGTACTATTCGTCCGACGTCGATACGATGGAACGGATCATCGAGAACCTGGCCAAGGACGATGAACTGATCACAGCGGCCTCCAAATTGTCCAAAGACGGCGCCTTTAACCTGAGTGACGCCGAAGCCCTGGCCGACAGCGCTCCGGTTCGCAAGCTGCTGAACATGGTGTTGCTGATGGCCATCAAAGATCACGCCAGCGACATCCACTTTGAGCCGTTCGAGACGGAATTCCGTATCCGCATCAAGGCCGAAGGTGTGTTGTACGAAATGGTGCCGCCGCCGCGCCACTTGGCCTTTGCCATTACCACGCGCATCAAAGTCATGGCCAATCTGGACATTGCCGAACGGCGCTTGCCGCAGGACGGTCGTATCGAGCTGATGGTGGGTGGTCACCAAGTGGACCTGCGCGTCAGTGTGCTGCCAACCCTGTTTGGCGAAAGCGTGGTCATGCGAATTTTGGACCGCTCGGTCGTGTCGCTGAACCTGAACAACGTCGGCATGGATGAACACACGCTCACGACCTTTCTGAAGATCATCGATCGGCCCAACGGTATCGTGCTGGTTACCGGACCGACCGGGTCGGGCAAAACCACCACGCTCTATTCGGCGCTCAGCCAGTTGAATTCGATCGAAGACAAGCTGATCACCACCGAGGATCCGGTGGAATACGATATCGATGGCATCATTCAGATTCCCATCGATCATGAAATCGGAGTGACATTTGCCTCGTGTCTGCGGGCCATTTTGCGGCAGGATCCCGACATCATCCTGGTCGGCGAGATTCGCGATGTGGAAACGGCTGAGATCGCGGTGCAGGCCTCGTTGACTGGCCACTTGGTATTCAGCACGCTGCACACCAACGACGCTCCCAGCACCATCACCCGTATGAAGGACATGGGTATTCCGACCTTCTTGATCACCGCCTGCGTCGAAGCCATTCTGGCCCAGCGTCTGGTGCGTCGCATTTGCGTCAACTGCCGCGAGGAGACTCAGGTTAGCCGCGAGATATTGATGGATCTGGGAGTCGATCCAGAAACGGTGAAAGACAAGAAGTTTTATCGCGGTCGAGGCTGTGACAATTGTAACAACACCGGCTACAAGGCCCGCATCGGCCTGTTTGAGCTGATGATCATGAACGACACTTTACGCGACATGATCATGTCTAACGCCACCACCGACCAACTGCGCGATAAGGCCGAAGAGTTCGGTATGATTCCGCTGCGCAGATACGGCATGAACTATGTCTATCAAGGCATCACCACCGCTGACGAAATCCTGCGTGAAACCATCGCCGATTAACCAACCATCCCACCCCCTGCGTAAGCCGGGGACAACCCGACCACAGTATCAGCACGACGACATTACGCCCAACAATTCATTACCGATTTTTACCGAAGGACCAACGCCATGCCGACCTTTCAATTTGAGGCCATGGACGCTAAAGGCCAAGAAATTAAGGACATCATCGAGGCCGCTAACGAAGAAGAAGCCCAGACCACGATTCGGCAGATGGGCTACTTCGTTACCAAAATCCAGGTAAAGAAGGGCGCTGCCAAAGCTGCGGTTGCTGGGCAAAAGAAGAAGCGGCCTTTCGCCATTGGCGGAGCCAGTACCAAGAATATCTGCGCTTTTACGCGTCAATTGTCGATCCTGCAAGACGCCGGTCTGCCGATCCTGCGCAGTCTGAAGATTCTGGAAAACAACAGCAAGCCCGGCAAACTCAAGAACTCGCTGATGGATACCTGCGACGAGATCGAGACGGGCTCGACCTTGTCCGAAGCGATGAGCAAGAGCCCCAAGGTATTCAACCGCTTGTACGTGAATATGATCAAAGCTGGTGAGGCGGGTGGTGCGTTGGAGACCATTTTGCAACGCCTGGCCGACTTTTTGGAGAGTTCCGAGGCGCTCAAGCGCAAGGTCAAAGGCGCCATGATCTACCCGATCGCCGTGGTGCTGATCGCCTGCGGGATATTGACTTTGATCATGTGGTACATCGTACCCAACTTTGCCAAGATGTTCGATGAATTCGGACTGACCCTGCCGCCGCCAACCTTGCTGCTGATTGCGATGAGCAATTACGTGGTCAACTATTGGTTCTTGTTGGTGCTGATTCCGTTCTGCTTCTGGCTGTTGGTCAAACTGTGTCGCAAATTCCGCTCGGGTCGCATGGGCTTTGATATGTTCATGCTCAAATTGCCGGTGTTTGGTGGCTTGGTGGAAAAGAACACGCTGGCCAGAACCACGCGCACCTTGGGAACATTGGTGGCCTCGGGTGTGCCCATTTTGGAGGCTCTGAACATCACCCGCGAAACGGCGGGCAATGCCATGTTCGAGCGTATCTTTACCAAAGTCAGCGAAGCCATTCGCGAAGGCGAAGTCATCAGCAAGCCGCTGCGCGACAACGCCACGCCCGGCTTTCAACCGATGGCCCTGTTTTTCTGGTGCATGACCGGCGCGTTTCCCGGGGTGATGGTGCTGTCGGTGGCACTTACGGCCGGACGGGCTGGTGCGCAGAAGGATTCGATGGAATCGCTGTTGATGGTGGGCGCCTATGTGCTGGGCGTCGGTATTCTGCTGAGCGCACTGTTTTATGTCATGAAGATGCGCACACGAGTCGTCGACGAACTGGTGGTGAACATGGTAGACGTCGGCGAAGAGACCGGTGAATTGGATACCATGCTTTACAAGGTTGCCGACACCTATGACGACGAAGTGAATGTGATGACCGAAGGCCTGACGCGGTTGATTGAACCCTTGC
Protein-coding regions in this window:
- the tadA gene encoding Flp pilus assembly complex ATPase component TadA; translation: MVTRRLGQILVDLGFITDDQLQVVLDEQQQRPGALLGKIAEDLGLITEAQLAQALAEQFHMQTVELSDAQLPPDLLKHLTETMAQMYRVIPVQFDGSALTVATSNPQDLRVQDELRTFLGYDIKLVVATDRDIDAMIAKYYSSDVDTMERIIENLAKDDELITAASKLSKDGAFNLSDAEALADSAPVRKLLNMVLLMAIKDHASDIHFEPFETEFRIRIKAEGVLYEMVPPPRHLAFAITTRIKVMANLDIAERRLPQDGRIELMVGGHQVDLRVSVLPTLFGESVVMRILDRSVVSLNLNNVGMDEHTLTTFLKIIDRPNGIVLVTGPTGSGKTTTLYSALSQLNSIEDKLITTEDPVEYDIDGIIQIPIDHEIGVTFASCLRAILRQDPDIILVGEIRDVETAEIAVQASLTGHLVFSTLHTNDAPSTITRMKDMGIPTFLITACVEAILAQRLVRRICVNCREETQVSREILMDLGVDPETVKDKKFYRGRGCDNCNNTGYKARIGLFELMIMNDTLRDMIMSNATTDQLRDKAEEFGMIPLRRYGMNYVYQGITTADEILRETIAD
- a CDS encoding type II secretion system F family protein, with protein sequence MPTFQFEAMDAKGQEIKDIIEAANEEEAQTTIRQMGYFVTKIQVKKGAAKAAVAGQKKKRPFAIGGASTKNICAFTRQLSILQDAGLPILRSLKILENNSKPGKLKNSLMDTCDEIETGSTLSEAMSKSPKVFNRLYVNMIKAGEAGGALETILQRLADFLESSEALKRKVKGAMIYPIAVVLIACGILTLIMWYIVPNFAKMFDEFGLTLPPPTLLLIAMSNYVVNYWFLLVLIPFCFWLLVKLCRKFRSGRMGFDMFMLKLPVFGGLVEKNTLARTTRTLGTLVASGVPILEALNITRETAGNAMFERIFTKVSEAIREGEVISKPLRDNATPGFQPMALFFWCMTGAFPGVMVLSVALTAGRAGAQKDSMESLLMVGAYVLGVGILLSALFYVMKMRTRVVDELVVNMVDVGEETGELDTMLYKVADTYDDEVNVMTEGLTRLIEPLLICFLGFAVGFIVISLFMPLIKLITELSSAK